From the Prunus dulcis chromosome 4, ALMONDv2, whole genome shotgun sequence genome, one window contains:
- the LOC117625364 gene encoding TIR domain-containing protein-like — MHRSAAINFHRNLFLLQNQTQLAKRVTKPCDVFLNHRGIDTKRTIVSLLYDHLSLLNLRPFLDNRTMKPGDKLFDKIDSAIKGCKVGVAVFSPRYCDSYFCLHELALFMESKKKVIPIFCDIKPSQLRVVENGQCPPEKLSKFRLALEQAKNTVGLTYDSSKGNLADVVTRAANIVINSLIEIENEKHSMHRPKTPFHF, encoded by the exons ATGCATCGTTCAGCGGCAATTAACTTCCACCGCAACCTTTTCCTCCtccaaaaccaaacccaattgGCCAAACGGGTTACCAAACCCTGTGATGTGTTCCTTAATCATCGAGGTATAGACACAAAAAGAACAATAGTCTCTTTGCTTTACGACCATCTTTCTCTCCTCAACTTGCGCCCTTTCTTAGATAACAGGACCATGAAACCTGGAGACAAACTGTTCGATAAAATTGATAGTGCGATAAAGGGATGTAAGGTTGGCGTTGCTGTGTTTTCGCCGCGATATTGCGACTCTTACTTTTGCCTTCATGAATTGGCCCTCTTCATGGAGTCTAAGAAGAAGGTTATTCCAATCTTCTGTGACATTAAGCCCTCTCAGCTTCGTGTCGTTGAGAACGGGCAATGTCCACCGGAGAAGCTTTCAAAGTTTAGGTTGGCTCTTGAACAGGCCAAGAACACTGTTGGGCTGACTTACGACTCCTCAAAAGG GAATTTGGCAGATGTTGTAACAAGGGCTGCAAATATTGTAATCAACAGCCTGATAGAGATTGAGAACGAAAAGCATTCTATGCATCGTCCAAAAACTCCATTTCATTTCTAA
- the LOC117625808 gene encoding peroxidase 47 — protein sequence MGIPKFLGVFLVMEMMSGFRFEAYGLSMGYYVMSCPMAEFIVRNSVNRALQADPTLAAGLIRMHFHDCFIEGCDASILLDSTKDNTAEKDSPANLSLRGYEVIDAAKEELEKECPGVVSCADIVAMASTHAVFEAGGPVYDIPKGRKDGSRSKIQDTINLPPPTLNASELIKMFGQHGFTAQEMVALSGAHTLGVARCSSFKNRLVDAVDPNLDSGFAKQLTKTCSAGDNTEQPFDATRNVFDNLYFNALQHNTGLLASDQTLFSSARTRNIVNGYAFNQARFFFDFQQAMVKMSMLDVKEGFKGEVRQNCRKIN from the exons ATGGGAATTCCTAAGTTTCTTGGTGTGTTTCTAGTAATGGAAATGATGAGTGGCTTCAGATTTGAAGCATATGGTTTGAGTATGGGATATTATGTTATGAGCTGCCCGATGGCTGAATTTATCGTGAGAAATTCAGTCAACAGAGCCTTGCAAGCTGATCCAACCTTAGCAGCAGGCCTAATCAGAATGCATTTCCATGACTGCTTCATagag GGATGTGATGCTTCAATTCTCCTAGATTCAACAAAAGACAACACAGCAGAGAAGGACTCCCCTGCAAATTTGAGCCTGAGAGGCTATGAAGTTATTGACGCTGCAAAAGAGGAGCTTGAAAAAGAATGTCCTGGCGTTGTCTCATGCGCTGACATAGTTGCAATGGCTTCTACACATGCAGTTTTTGAG GCTGGAGGTCCGGTATATGACATACCCAAAGGAAGAAAGGACGGAAGTAGGTCTAAAATACAAGACACAATCAACCTGCCTCCACCCACCTTGAATGCCTCTGAACTCATTAAAATGTTCGGGCAACATGGTTTTACTGCTCAAGAAATGGTGGCTCTATCTG GTGCACATACACTAGGTGTAGCCAGGTGCTCTTCATTCAAAAACCGATTGGTTGATGCTGTGGATCCAAACTTAGATTCAGGGTTTGCAAAGCAACTGACCAAAACCTGCAGTGCCGGGGACAATACCGAGCAGCCCTTCGACGCGACGAGAAACGTTTTTGATAACCTTTACTTCAATGCACTGCAGCATAACACCGGACTGCTGGCTTCTGATCAAACTCTCTTTTCATCTGCAAGAACCAGAAACATTGTAAATGGTTATGCCTTCAACCAAGCCAggttcttctttgattttcaacaGGCAATGGTGAAAATGAGCATGCTGGATGTTAAGGAAGGTTTCAAAGGAGAAGTGCGACAAAACTGCCGCAAAATCAATTAA